One stretch of Pomacea canaliculata isolate SZHN2017 linkage group LG11, ASM307304v1, whole genome shotgun sequence DNA includes these proteins:
- the LOC112575044 gene encoding uncharacterized protein LOC112575044 isoform X2, protein MMLHQTANNRYRPWNASPFQVAALVFVVSLQLSLSSLSDAVPAQETPSSCHISSVKEGDPTNITCTFSSDVYANKSNIKIIRFDDDNEGTRVARCFWQKDRPVCNTVSGYQHTFTDEVGITIPQSSRNQSGRYACIVQGSESTAFASCNFTVMTAGTTTCAIPSVKMSSQTSLTCNFPEDISKTRADISVYHHSMQGRTETVMSCTWEKEKLNCSTHCGYEVEGNVSDHVILRVHNTSEDHEGTYDCQIKGFVSAFYKNCSFELEKEVEQQPRTTSFCNISRVNETESVELTCAFSVDVNATRQNFSVIHLANEGRKAVDILTCVWVKEKVNCVTAPEYEFNSTITDQLVIRVPRASRDHNGTYACHVQSFDSTGFAPCEFIFSKDGKTKCEIPSVKLMSQTSLTCYFPEDISKTRSDFTVHHHSIQGFTDAVSSCEWNNEKLNCSTSRGYEVDGNVTDHVTLRVHNTSKNHEGLYSCQMTGVGSDGYENCSFQLEKDDKQQLVDMSSCNISSVKETKAAELICTFSVDVNETKQNFKVIHLGHYGRKSFGVLVCIWMGDRLDCTTSPTYEFNNTVSRQLVVRIPRASRDHSGNYACYVPVSQLDGFESCEFMVMTGITTCEIPSVKLMSQTSLTCSFPEDISKIRSDFTVYHHSIQGFTDAVSSCEWKNEKLNCSTSRGYEVDGNVTDHVTLRVHNTSKNHEGLYSCQMTGVGSVGYENCSFQLEKDDKQQLGGMSSCNISSVKETKAAELICTFSVDVNETKQNFKVTHRGHYGRKNVGVLMCIWVGDGLDCTTSPTYEFNNTISSQLVVRIPRASRDHSGTYACYVLGSKLDGFESCEFMVMTGRCTFNFTPDIVALTAVLLTRLYTTNHQTSPPPVVLISTETTLIRSLIV, encoded by the exons GTACTCGCGTCGCACGCTGCTTCTGGCAAAAAGACAGACCAGTCTGCAACACAGTATCAGGATACCAACACACCTTCACAGATGAAGTCGGCATCACAATACCACAGTCGTCCCGCAATCAGTCTGGACGATACGCTTGCATCGTGCAAGGCTCTGAATCCACAGCATTTGCATCTTGTAACTTTACTGTCATGACAG CCGGGACCACGACGTGTGCGATCCCGTCTGTCAAAATGTCGTCCCAAACATCATTGACCTGTAATTTCCCAGAGGACATCAGCAAGACCAGAGCAGACATTTCTGTCTATCATCATTCGATGCAAGGTCGTACAG AAACTGTGATGTCCTGCACATGGGAGAAAGAGAAGTTGAATTGCAGCACTCATTGTGGCTACGAGGTTGAGGGCAACGTGTCAGATCACGTGATTCTTAGGGTCCACAACACGTCGGAAGATCACGAAGGAACGTACGACTGTCAGATTAAGGGTTTTGTATCAGCCTTTTATAAAAACTGTTCCTTTGAGCTTGAGAAAGAAGTTGAACAACAGCCCAGAACCACGTCCTTCTGTAATATTTCAAGGGTCAACGAGACAGAGTCTGTCGAGCTGACATGTGCATTCAGTGTTGATGTCAATGCGACTAGACAGAACTTCAGTGTGATTCATCTTGctaatgaaggaagaaaag CTGTTGACATCCTCACCTGCGTTTGggtgaaagagaaagtgaactGCGTGACGGCGCCGGAATACGAGTTCAACAGCACAATCACAGACCAACTCGTCATCAGAGTAccgcgagcgtcacgtgaccacaacgGAACATACGCTTGTCACGTGCAGAGTTTTGACTCAACAGGGTTTGCACCCTGCGAATTTATCTTCTCTAAAG atggCAAAACAAAGTGTGAAATTCCATCTGTAAAACTGATGTCACAAACATCTTTGACATGTTATTTCCCAGAGGACATCAGCAAGACCAGATCGGACTTTACTGTCCATCATCACTCAATCCAAGGTTTCACAG ATGCAGTATCGTCCTGTGAATGGAATAATGAAAAATTGAACTGTAGCACCAGTCGTGGATACGAGGTTGATGGCAATGtaacagatcacgtgactcttAGGGTCCACAACACCTCGAAGAATCATGAAGGACTGTACAGCTGTCAGATGACTGGTGTCGGATCTGATGGTTACGAAAACTGCTCCTTTCAGCTTGAGAAAGATGATAAACAGCAGCTGGTGGACATGTCGTCTTGTAATATTTCAAGTGTCAAAGAGACAAAAGCTGCAGAACTGATCTGTACATTCAGTGTTGATGTCAATGAGACGAAACAGAACTTCAAAGTGATTCACCTCGGTCATTATGGAAGAAAAA GTTTTGGTGTCCTGGTATGCATCTGGATGGGAGACAGACTGGACTGCACCACATCCCCGACCTACGAGTTCAACAACACCGTCAGCAGGCAACTCGTCGTCAGAATACCGCGAGCGTCACGTGATCATAGCGGGAATTACGCTTGTTACGTGCCGGTCTCTCAGCTCGACGGGTTTGAATCGTGTGAATTTATGGTCATGACAG GGATAACAACGTGTGAAATTCCATCTGTAAAACTGATGTCACAAACATCCCTGACATGCTCCTTCCCAGAGGACATCAGCAAGATTAGATCAGACTTCACTGTCTATCATCATTCAATCCAAGGTTTTACAG ATGCAGTATCGTCCTGTGAATGGAAGAATGAAAAGTTGAACTGTAGCACCAGTCGTGGCTACGAGGTTGATGGCAATGtaacagatcacgtgactctcaGGGTCCACAACACCTCGAAGAATCATGAAGGACTGTACAGCTGTCAGATGACTGGTGTCGGATCTGTTGGTTACGAAAACTGCTCCTTTCAGCTTGAGAAAGATGATAAACAGCAGTTGGGGGGCATGTCGTCTTGTAATATTTCAAGTGTCAAAGAGACAAAAGCTGCAGAACTGATCTGTACATTCAGTGTTGATGTCAATGAGACGAAACAGAACTTCAAAGTGACTCACCGCGGTCATTATGGAAGAAAAA ATGTTGGTGTCCTGATGTGCATCTGGGTGGGAGACGGACTGGACTGCACCACATCCCCGACCTACGAGTTCAACAACACCATCAGCAGTCAACTCGTCGTCAGAATACCGCGAGCGTCACGTGATCATAGCGGGACGTACGCTTGTTACGTTCTGGGCTCTAAGCTCGACGGGTTTGAATCGTGTGAATTTATGGTCATGACAGGTAGATGCACGTTCAACTTTACACCTGACATAGTCGCTCTCACTGCAGTTTTACTCACCCGATTATACACTACAAACCATcaaacatcaccaccaccagttgTATTAATTTCCACTGAAACAACACTCATCAGAAGTCTCATAGTCTGA
- the LOC112575044 gene encoding uncharacterized protein LOC112575044 isoform X1, whose amino-acid sequence MMLHQTANNRYRPWNASPFQVAALVFVVSLQLSLSSLSDAVPAQETPSSCHISSVKEGDPTNITCTFSSDVYANKSNIKIIRFDDDNEGTRVARCFWQKDRPVCNTVSGYQHTFTDEVGITIPQSSRNQSGRYACIVQGSESTAFASCNFTVMTAGTTTCAIPSVKMSSQTSLTCNFPEDISKTRADISVYHHSMQGRTETVMSCTWEKEKLNCSTHCGYEVEGNVSDHVILRVHNTSEDHEGTYDCQIKGFVSAFYKNCSFELEKEVEQQPRTTSFCNISRVNETESVELTCAFSVDVNATRQNFSVIHLANEGRKAVDILTCVWVKEKVNCVTAPEYEFNSTITDQLVIRVPRASRDHNGTYACHVQSFDSTGFAPCEFIFSKDGKTKCEIPSVKLMSQTSLTCYFPEDISKTRSDFTVHHHSIQGFTDAVSSCEWNNEKLNCSTSRGYEVDGNVTDHVTLRVHNTSKNHEGLYSCQMTGVGSDGYENCSFQLEKDDKQQLVDMSSCNISSVKETKAAELICTFSVDVNETKQNFKVIHLGHYGRKSFGVLVCIWMGDRLDCTTSPTYEFNNTVSRQLVVRIPRASRDHSGNYACYVPVSQLDGFESCEFMVMTAGITTCEIPSVKLMSQTSLTCSFPEDISKIRSDFTVYHHSIQGFTDAVSSCEWKNEKLNCSTSRGYEVDGNVTDHVTLRVHNTSKNHEGLYSCQMTGVGSVGYENCSFQLEKDDKQQLGGMSSCNISSVKETKAAELICTFSVDVNETKQNFKVTHRGHYGRKNVGVLMCIWVGDGLDCTTSPTYEFNNTISSQLVVRIPRASRDHSGTYACYVLGSKLDGFESCEFMVMTGRCTFNFTPDIVALTAVLLTRLYTTNHQTSPPPVVLISTETTLIRSLIV is encoded by the exons GTACTCGCGTCGCACGCTGCTTCTGGCAAAAAGACAGACCAGTCTGCAACACAGTATCAGGATACCAACACACCTTCACAGATGAAGTCGGCATCACAATACCACAGTCGTCCCGCAATCAGTCTGGACGATACGCTTGCATCGTGCAAGGCTCTGAATCCACAGCATTTGCATCTTGTAACTTTACTGTCATGACAG CCGGGACCACGACGTGTGCGATCCCGTCTGTCAAAATGTCGTCCCAAACATCATTGACCTGTAATTTCCCAGAGGACATCAGCAAGACCAGAGCAGACATTTCTGTCTATCATCATTCGATGCAAGGTCGTACAG AAACTGTGATGTCCTGCACATGGGAGAAAGAGAAGTTGAATTGCAGCACTCATTGTGGCTACGAGGTTGAGGGCAACGTGTCAGATCACGTGATTCTTAGGGTCCACAACACGTCGGAAGATCACGAAGGAACGTACGACTGTCAGATTAAGGGTTTTGTATCAGCCTTTTATAAAAACTGTTCCTTTGAGCTTGAGAAAGAAGTTGAACAACAGCCCAGAACCACGTCCTTCTGTAATATTTCAAGGGTCAACGAGACAGAGTCTGTCGAGCTGACATGTGCATTCAGTGTTGATGTCAATGCGACTAGACAGAACTTCAGTGTGATTCATCTTGctaatgaaggaagaaaag CTGTTGACATCCTCACCTGCGTTTGggtgaaagagaaagtgaactGCGTGACGGCGCCGGAATACGAGTTCAACAGCACAATCACAGACCAACTCGTCATCAGAGTAccgcgagcgtcacgtgaccacaacgGAACATACGCTTGTCACGTGCAGAGTTTTGACTCAACAGGGTTTGCACCCTGCGAATTTATCTTCTCTAAAG atggCAAAACAAAGTGTGAAATTCCATCTGTAAAACTGATGTCACAAACATCTTTGACATGTTATTTCCCAGAGGACATCAGCAAGACCAGATCGGACTTTACTGTCCATCATCACTCAATCCAAGGTTTCACAG ATGCAGTATCGTCCTGTGAATGGAATAATGAAAAATTGAACTGTAGCACCAGTCGTGGATACGAGGTTGATGGCAATGtaacagatcacgtgactcttAGGGTCCACAACACCTCGAAGAATCATGAAGGACTGTACAGCTGTCAGATGACTGGTGTCGGATCTGATGGTTACGAAAACTGCTCCTTTCAGCTTGAGAAAGATGATAAACAGCAGCTGGTGGACATGTCGTCTTGTAATATTTCAAGTGTCAAAGAGACAAAAGCTGCAGAACTGATCTGTACATTCAGTGTTGATGTCAATGAGACGAAACAGAACTTCAAAGTGATTCACCTCGGTCATTATGGAAGAAAAA GTTTTGGTGTCCTGGTATGCATCTGGATGGGAGACAGACTGGACTGCACCACATCCCCGACCTACGAGTTCAACAACACCGTCAGCAGGCAACTCGTCGTCAGAATACCGCGAGCGTCACGTGATCATAGCGGGAATTACGCTTGTTACGTGCCGGTCTCTCAGCTCGACGGGTTTGAATCGTGTGAATTTATGGTCATGACAG CTGGGATAACAACGTGTGAAATTCCATCTGTAAAACTGATGTCACAAACATCCCTGACATGCTCCTTCCCAGAGGACATCAGCAAGATTAGATCAGACTTCACTGTCTATCATCATTCAATCCAAGGTTTTACAG ATGCAGTATCGTCCTGTGAATGGAAGAATGAAAAGTTGAACTGTAGCACCAGTCGTGGCTACGAGGTTGATGGCAATGtaacagatcacgtgactctcaGGGTCCACAACACCTCGAAGAATCATGAAGGACTGTACAGCTGTCAGATGACTGGTGTCGGATCTGTTGGTTACGAAAACTGCTCCTTTCAGCTTGAGAAAGATGATAAACAGCAGTTGGGGGGCATGTCGTCTTGTAATATTTCAAGTGTCAAAGAGACAAAAGCTGCAGAACTGATCTGTACATTCAGTGTTGATGTCAATGAGACGAAACAGAACTTCAAAGTGACTCACCGCGGTCATTATGGAAGAAAAA ATGTTGGTGTCCTGATGTGCATCTGGGTGGGAGACGGACTGGACTGCACCACATCCCCGACCTACGAGTTCAACAACACCATCAGCAGTCAACTCGTCGTCAGAATACCGCGAGCGTCACGTGATCATAGCGGGACGTACGCTTGTTACGTTCTGGGCTCTAAGCTCGACGGGTTTGAATCGTGTGAATTTATGGTCATGACAGGTAGATGCACGTTCAACTTTACACCTGACATAGTCGCTCTCACTGCAGTTTTACTCACCCGATTATACACTACAAACCATcaaacatcaccaccaccagttgTATTAATTTCCACTGAAACAACACTCATCAGAAGTCTCATAGTCTGA